A region of the Candidatus Palauibacter scopulicola genome:
CCGGCAGAGTCATCAGGCCGTCGACGAGTCCGAGTTCGTTCGCCTGCCGGCCCGTGAACACCCGGCCGTCCGCCAGCCCGCGAACGGTCTCCCGATCCAGGTTCCGGTTATCGGACACCACCTCGACGAACTGCTCGTGCACGTCGCTCACGAGTTCCTCGAGGATTACGCGGTCCTCCGAAGAAAGAGCGCGAGCGTAACCGCCCAGGTCCTTGTGCTCCGCGCTCGCCACGACTTCCCAGTCGACGCCGACCTTGCGGAACAACTCCTCTGCGTTGGGGAATTCCATGATGACGCCGATGGACCCCGTCATCGTGCCGGGCAGCGCGTACACGCTGTCGGCCGCGACCGCGGCGTAGTACCCGCCGGAAGCCCCCACATCGCCCATCCAGGCGAGGACGGGTCGGTCGTCGTCGTCCCGCAGGTCGCGAATGGCCTCGAAGATGCTCTGCGAGGCCCCGACGGTGCCTCCCGGGGATTCGATCTCGATCACGAAGGCGCGCACGCCGGGGTCTTCGCGAAAGCCGTCGAGCGCCTTCGTGAAGGCCGCTT
Encoded here:
- the sppA gene encoding signal peptide peptidase SppA; its protein translation is MTYDKRNTVIALLALLGIFGVGAILSIWWTVGNTSFLAGGRVAVVPLRGVITDEAAFTKALDGFREDPGVRAFVIEIESPGGTVGASQSIFEAIRDLRDDDDRPVLAWMGDVGASGGYYAAVAADSVYALPGTMTGSIGVIMEFPNAEELFRKVGVDWEVVASAEHKDLGGYARALSSEDRVILEELVSDVHEQFVEVVSDNRNLDRETVRGLADGRVFTGRQANELGLVDGLMTLPETIELAGRMAGLGTDPTVVRPREPTVGLFDLIGGLSLGDARAWIGSLAPLRPSAPRLLFELR